A stretch of DNA from Leopardus geoffroyi isolate Oge1 chromosome B3, O.geoffroyi_Oge1_pat1.0, whole genome shotgun sequence:
GGAAGCGGGATTTGCACTCCTGATCCTCCTGCACGATCAGCTCTACCTCCTGCAGTGTGTCTGGGTATCTTCCCGTGGCCATCCGTCCCCAGCCGGCCACACTGCACTCCTGTCCCGGCCTCACCCGGTCCTTGCCTTTGGGCAGGCCCAGGGGCCTCACAGCTGCAGTCAGCTTGGCCTTTTTCACCAGCTGATGGAAAGAAGCAAGAGGGGCCAGCTCAGTCAGTGGTCTCTGGGCCCAGGTACTCTATGCGGCTGCcctgtcttccttctcccctgAGCCACTGAGACTGGTCAGGTGGCCAGGCCAGGTATGAAGGAGGGGACAGGTCCCAGGGGGAGAGGAGACAATGTGGACCCAGGAGAGCGAGGGCAGTGGGGAGGTCTCCTTACCTGCAGTAACATGATGTCGTTGGAGTAGTTCTTTGGATTATAGTCTGGGTGGGGGATGGCTCTTCTCACGGGGATGATCTGCTGGGTCTTCTCCTGCTTCTTGATGTTGTGGGCCCCCAGGGTGACGTTGATGGAGCTGCATGAGAGCAGAGTGGGGCGTGGGGGTGTGGGGTCACAGGACCTAGCCCAGGATCCATGAGGGCAGGTGGCAGCTGGGGTGGGCAGGATTGGAGccgaggggaaactgaggcaacagAAGGGCCCAGGTTTGAGCTGTCTGTGCCTTCTGCTTCTCAGTAGCTGAGGTAGGATTCTGGAGCCGTTGCTGACCATGTCGGTGGTTCTCAGGGGACAGTTCCCCAGAGAAACATGTGAAATTGCATGACTTTGCATTCAGAGGTCAATGCAGGCCCCGGCTCTTCAGCAATGCCCCTAGCTCcggcctcccctctccccgcaATGTACggccctccctcactccctttcAGGAGCCTTCCTGACTCCTGTCTTCCTTGGAGACCTGGGAGCTCCCATTGCAGAAGGCAGGGCTCCCCGCTGGGCTTTTCAGGGCTATGCTGGCTGCTGCTCCTCACCTTCCCCAGCAGTGAGCGGCTGTCAGCACGAACTTCTCTTGTATCAGGAACCCACCACACTTACTGCACACCTCCCTATTCTGGATCCACAGATGTGCCATGTAGGGCCGGGAGTGGGGCTTGGCCTCATGTCCCCCGATGATCTCCCCTGAAGGAAAAATCTGTTCTGCTCCCGTGCACCCACTGAATCCACAGAGCAGGCGTGGCCTGGATCTGGGAGGGCCATGGAGGGGGCCTCAacttcctcctctgggaagggGATGGGTAGTAGTCTTGGTCTGTGAATCTACCTTCTACATATAATTGGAGGTGAGCATACCTGTCTTTGGGATAGCCAAGTTCTAGAGGCTCCTGAAAACTCCTTTCCTGACTTTGCTTTGTTTCAACTGAGTTTCTAAGGCCCCTGTCATCCTGTGAAGTCTAGGATGTTGCTGCTTTTCCAGTGGCTAGGACTTAAGTTTAGGGATCTAGATGTTGTCTGACATAGTCTATTTGCTAGGGCATGACATGGAGCAGGTGCCTAGTAAGTGTTGGTTGGCTTCCTGAAGGCGTGGCTCCCCAGTGAGCCTCTTGGAGGAGGGTTGGTAGGGCTACTGCTGGTAGGATTCTGGAAAGCAGGGAAGTTTAGGTCTTCCAAGCTCATCTTTGAAAAAGGAGAGCCacagccttcaacaagtacaaaaagattgagatcataccatgcatattttcagaacacaatgctatgaaacttgaaatcaaccacaagaaaagatttggaaaggtaacaaatacttggagactgaagaacatcctactaaagaatgaatgcgttaaccaagaagttaaagaggaaattaaaaagctcatggaagccaatgaaaatgataacaacacaacccaaaacctctgggatgcagcaaaggcggtcataagaggaaagtatatagcaacccaggccttcttaaagaaggaagaaagatctcagatacacaacctaaccttacgccttaaagagctggaaaaggaacaacaaataaaacccaaaaccagcagaagacaggaaataataaagatcagaacagaaatcaatgctattgaaaccaaaaaaaaccccggtagaactgatcaatgaaaccagaagctggttctttgaaagaattaacaaaattgataaaccactagcaagtttgataaaaaagaaaaaggaaaggacccaaataaatgaaagaggagagccACTAACACGCTGGGAAGAAAAGCAGAGTTGGAGAAAGGGATGAGGAGACTTGGGACAGAGCAAAGGCCACAGCAGTCTTGTGGGGACAGTGATCCCACGAACTCTGGATGCAGCTGAGCCCCGGGCTTCTCTCCCAAGCAGATGCTTCAGGAAGCACCTGGCTCATCTCACTCGGAAGCCAGGCCTACTCTTCCCTTTGCAGGGGGATTTATTATGTTCTCTTCCAGTTCTCATCCTCTGCTAGGAAAGTTCCATTTCCAGATGGCAAAGGTagagcctggggaggggacagtATCCCCTGGCTCTTCTGGAGACCAACCTTCTGCCCTGGCCATTCCTGCTGGTAGCTAATTCAGCATCATACTTGAGAGTGTGAGGCAGGATGAAGCCTGGGGTTCCGAATGTTCCTGGTGGATAGATGGATCAGGGGTGTGCAGAAGGGGCAGGAGAGCTCTACCCACGGTGGGATGGGGTCGGGCCTCTGAGGGTTGTGGTGGTCACTCACCTGCCTTTGCCctagaaggcaggaaaaaggcCAGTAGGAGCAGGAGAGGCTGCATCTTCCCAGGAAGGCTGCTCAGGTCGGAGATGCTGGTGCTTTCTCTGTGCTCTCTTTTAGCTTCCACCAGAGGAAGCGGGTGGAGATGGGCTCATTGACCTTGAACTCCCCTCTGGTTTTGTGGTGCTTCATCTTCGATGGCTTTCTACGAAagcttccctgcccccactccctctgTCTGATGGTGTTCCCTGGGTGGTTGTGTGAGAATCGTGCTGTGACCACATCAGAACCCACACCAGTTGACTCAGACCTGACCACTTGTTCCTCCCAGAATAGGAAACCAAAGGTACCAAGTTGGGGCTGAAGGTTGTGGTATCAACCTGTAGAGGTACTAGAGTCCAGAAACCTGAATCCCCAGTGATAAGACCACCAATGCCTCATTTCCGTGCTGCTGCTAAGTTCATGAGGATAATTTCTTTAGTAGACCCTTGTCTGTATGCTCAAACGTATTAGAGatgtgtctccttccctcagaGGGCTGATGGTCTGGTGGCGGAGACAGAAACAGCAGTGATCAGGATCCAGTCTGGTAAGCGCCATGGTAGAGGAATACACAAGACGGTAAGAGAGCATGACTACTACCTACTAAATCCATACAGTAACCCATTCGTCATCACGCCTTCTTTCTTAGGGATTTTTAGcatctgtttttaaattacaaaaatgctCAGTGTGATAAAGCTCATCTCTCctgtcaatgtttttttttctaattattttttaatgtttatttattattgagagacagagacacagagtgtgagcaggggagggctagagaggggggaagacacagaatccgaaacagtcctcaggctctgagctgtcagcacagagccctatgtggggctcaaactcacaaactgcaagatcatgacctgagccgaagttggctgcccaaacgactgagccaccaaggcgcccctctcCTGTCAATGTTTTTAACAAAAGTCCTGCACCTAATACGTATTGGTTTAAGTTAATGAACCACTGTGACCTAGATGTTGAATCA
This window harbors:
- the LOC123582253 gene encoding granzyme B-like, translating into MQPLLLLLAFFLPSRAKAGEIIGGHEAKPHSRPYMAHLWIQNREVCSKCGGFLIQEKFVLTAAHCWGSSINVTLGAHNIKKQEKTQQIIPVRRAIPHPDYNPKNYSNDIMLLQLVKKAKLTAAVRPLGLPKGKDRVRPGQECSVAGWGRMATGRYPDTLQEVELIVQEDQECKSRFPNYYNHKTQLCVGDPKEKKSSFQGDSGGPLLCNNVAQGIVSYGRKDRASPRAYTKVTSFLPWIKKTMRGLFLQEPDYLL